In Wolbachia endosymbiont of Cimex lectularius, the following are encoded in one genomic region:
- the lspA gene encoding signal peptidase II has translation MKKLCLIVILVIVLTDQMSKLYINSLIDEGESIEVASFIKLVEVWNSGISFGMFSTLPYSDLFFSTFSTLIISIFAYLIYKSSDKLTCFGFSLMIGGAIGNVVDRIYWGAVYDFIYFHIGSWYWPAFNLADIYIACGMFVLLYKWYIYDKLISKQNEE, from the coding sequence AAACTATGCTTAATTGTTATACTAGTTATAGTATTAACTGATCAGATGAGCAAATTGTACATAAACTCATTAATTGATGAAGGAGAGTCAATCGAAGTTGCTAGCTTTATAAAGCTAGTTGAAGTATGGAATTCGGGGATTAGTTTTGGAATGTTTAGCACTTTACCATATAGTGATCTCTTTTTTTCAACATTTTCAACACTAATAATTAGCATATTCGCATACTTGATATACAAATCTAGCGATAAATTAACTTGTTTTGGTTTTTCTCTGATGATTGGTGGAGCAATCGGTAATGTAGTTGACAGGATCTACTGGGGAGCTGTATATGATTTCATATATTTTCATATTGGCAGTTGGTACTGGCCAGCTTTCAATCTAGCAGATATATATATAGCTTGCGGGATGTTTGTATTGCTGTATAAGTGGTACATATATGACAAACTCATTTCTAAACAAAATGAGGAATAA
- a CDS encoding M16 family metallopeptidase produces MLHRFFSFFILPLLFFTYPISLKAVNIEHSIKHAKLSNGLDIYIVPNHRIPAVLHAVIYKVGGMDDPIGKAGLAHYFEHLIFETTGKFKDIESTMSSIGAQFNAFTTREYTCYYELVLKGDLPLAMEVEADRMGNFNVTQDKIDREKNIVLEERKMRFDNNLNNLLWEEMNSAFYRTGYGRSVIGWESDIRTYNQDDIIRFHDNYYHPNNAILLIVGDVEFDEVVELAREKYGEIKAKPTIRHYPNQDPAHNADLSVTLESTEVKEPVLYFRYRVPLFKNMDETSAVNLAVEVLGGGKSSKLYKDLVLGKSVAVSVSTYYSSLAFSDSYIDIEVTPKSGMKLNVIERELDNAINNFIFEGITNEELQSAKSKYKAAQFDKLSDLTSIAMFYIPHLALDIPLDEIDISYSKINDVNLENVNNKIRTIFSTNKLVGRLLPKGGNNEDK; encoded by the coding sequence ATGCTCCACAGGTTTTTTAGTTTCTTTATATTACCTTTATTGTTTTTTACTTATCCAATCTCTCTGAAAGCTGTAAATATAGAACACAGTATAAAGCACGCTAAACTCAGTAATGGGCTAGATATCTATATTGTACCTAATCATCGGATTCCGGCCGTTTTACATGCAGTAATATATAAAGTTGGGGGAATGGATGATCCAATCGGCAAAGCAGGATTGGCTCACTACTTTGAGCATTTAATATTTGAAACTACAGGAAAATTTAAAGACATAGAATCGACTATGAGTAGCATTGGAGCGCAATTCAACGCATTTACCACTAGAGAATATACCTGTTACTACGAATTAGTCCTCAAGGGCGACTTACCACTAGCAATGGAAGTTGAAGCAGATAGAATGGGCAATTTTAATGTTACTCAAGACAAAATAGATAGGGAAAAAAATATTGTATTAGAAGAAAGGAAGATGAGGTTTGATAATAATCTTAACAATTTGCTATGGGAAGAAATGAATAGTGCATTTTACCGTACTGGCTACGGCAGATCTGTTATCGGCTGGGAAAGCGATATTAGAACTTATAATCAAGATGATATAATAAGGTTTCATGACAACTATTACCATCCAAACAACGCAATCCTGCTGATTGTTGGTGATGTGGAATTCGATGAAGTAGTGGAACTAGCAAGAGAAAAATATGGGGAAATTAAAGCTAAGCCTACAATTAGGCATTACCCAAATCAGGATCCAGCACATAATGCAGATCTATCGGTAACTTTAGAAAGCACTGAAGTAAAAGAACCAGTTTTATATTTTCGTTATCGTGTTCCTTTATTCAAGAACATGGATGAAACCTCTGCTGTTAACTTGGCAGTTGAAGTGTTAGGGGGTGGCAAATCTAGTAAACTATATAAAGATTTGGTTCTGGGTAAAAGTGTGGCAGTATCAGTATCTACTTATTATAGCAGTTTAGCCTTTAGCGATAGCTACATTGATATTGAGGTAACTCCAAAAAGCGGAATGAAGTTGAACGTTATTGAAAGAGAGCTAGATAATGCTATTAATAACTTTATCTTTGAAGGAATAACGAATGAGGAGTTGCAAAGTGCAAAGTCTAAATACAAAGCAGCACAGTTTGATAAGCTATCTGACTTAACTAGTATAGCAATGTTTTACATACCACATCTAGCACTTGATATTCCACTTGATGAGATAGATATTTCATATAGTAAAATCAATGATGTTAATTTAGAGAATGTAAATAACAAAATTCGCACTATCTTTTCTACTAACAAATTAGTTGGTCGTTTGCTACCAAAAGGAGGTAATAATGAAGATAAGTAA